From the Cololabis saira isolate AMF1-May2022 chromosome 13, fColSai1.1, whole genome shotgun sequence genome, the window GAGTGGTGGATGATTTCCACTCAGGCTTCACCGGTGGCGATGGGAGCAGCTGGGTTATCTGACTGCTCACTTTCTCTCCTGAAGGATccttaacctctcctcctcccaCGCAGACCTCCCGGGAGCTCCTCCTCGCCAGAAGCAAAACGCAAACCGCTTCATCGCCTCGCAAACCGGGAGTTTAGTGTGTGGATGCGGAGGGAGGACTCTGCGAGTGGACCACACTAATTCATCCTCGGCGGTGTGGGGGAGAGGATCACATCCACATCACGGTGTGAGGACCGTCTTGGCCGGAGACAAGTGAGTAGGAACTTATTTATAATTATCtggttattttttaaatatgtacATGTGGTTAAGAGCTGTGATTTGAGTAAAAGTTGTAGGGAAAATTgggtgaagtttttttttttttcctgcagcgCCTTCAAGGAGGACAAGAAGTGGAAACGGTGGGATCTGTCCACTCGTGAGAACTTGACACAAGCAAAGACCAAAACCAGGGTATCACACTTTTATACCTTTTATAATCACAGTCAGCCCCCTGGATTTGATCTTTTTTCAGAATGTGTTTAAAttctttatattattatttcctTTTTACTCAGTTTGAAGTCGTGGGATCTCATTACAACTTGTTGTTGACTGACTCTTTCTTCAAATTTGCATCAGATTTGTTTAACAGTTGTATGAACACGTGCACATTAATGTGACTTAATGCTGTGGCACACCGTTGAACTTAGCTGTTTGCTTATTCAGCCATAACCATTCTCTCTCATGAAATGGATCAATTAGATTGGTCCTCCCATTCAACGAGTATCAGTACAGAACGTACCAAACCAATTGCAGCTGGATGGATTTATGAGATGACTCTCATAAGCTCACACAGAAGTGAGTGAATAGTCATTCAAAGTACCCAAAAATGCAGTATAATTGTTAATCAGCACATCAAATAGCCAAAGCAACAGCCAGACTATCACCTAAAGAAATTCAAAATAGGATGCCACTGGAGTAGGAACCCCGAACTGTTGGTTTTGCAGTGAAAACACTTTGTGAAAACACTTTGATCCGAGGTGTTATTAGCAATTGCTGCCATTTTGGTTGCTCATTATCGTGGTCTGGGGTTTGTTTGTAAGGTTTTGTGTTTTACTTGGTTATTTACTTTTGGTCTCCTGAGctgttgccttttttttttttaaagtctgtgTCCTTGTGCGTTTAGTTCTTCCTTGACTCCCCATGATCCCACGATCCTCATGATCATGaatgtttgcacctgtgtctcaccagCCCCATAGACTATATAAAACAATGGATTAGCATtcggtcatgtgacccattggtttctgaataGTGGTTTTGAAGCTCATATTATCATATGGGGCACAGCCATACTGCTCAGGAAGTCGAGTGAACACGCCTaccacatgtcaatcaaagttagatTTGGCTATCAGCTCCTTTACTTCAGAGGATCCCTGCAGGAAACTCTCCAGAGCTGCTGGCAGACTTTTATACTGCTgattacagatgaggaagtgatcaTGGTTAGCCATTGGCTCAGCAGACTGTCAATTAACCATATAAGAAGTCAATgttttgctttatataaactttCCTGGTGCTAATATCTCATAACTCCCACCTCCACCCCATTGCAAGTGGCTCGGTACTTTATGTACCggtggaaatggctgtgaatggGAGGTGTACCAtactacttttttctttctttcaattcTCTGTTAAGTTCAAAAGTGAAGTCTTTGGACAATATTTATCCAGAAAGAGCTCAAACTTTGTTTCCTGGAATAAGAgttcattgtattttttaaaatgttgcagTTGAACCAATAAGCTACAATAATGCCAAATACAGGTTCCAAAGGAGAACATAGTCAcgtaacagttttttttaaatcttcaaaAAACGTACAATATCTGCACATGTGAGACACTTTAACATATCGCACAATATCAGGATGTTGTGATTTTAACAATGCAGACTGGCCCAGAAAGTTAAAGGGCATCtaatatggcatctaatacctaatTTAAACTGCCTTGaatatcttaaaaacaagcttttgattgtttttgctaaataaataagaaattcagcatctgagccatgtctttatcttccccgtttctaacctccatctctatgtgggattctgagtgggcggggaggctatgatgatgaggctctgtgctgattggctgcctgacgcaatgacgcgaatgacgcgatacaccgctacgaaaaaatggtcgaagctccagccggtggagttagttgtgggcgtggtttcacgcatcgctactgtagttacgtaacgacgggagcagaatctgaacggcttgtagatccacatcagactggacggctcatccgggcggctgtacagacactgcagaatttggttgctttcctccttctctgagttggcaggctgaggggagaccactttatatatgttaaagcaagaaaaaacgtgtttttcataataggtcccctttaagtcctgTTACCAGATTTTAGCCCTCCCTGTGAAACAGCGATGTTTGCGCCATGTGGACCAACCCAGTTATTACACGTTGCGGAGGgttagtgtatgtgtgtgtattcgtgtagttgtgtatgtgtgtccaGTGTGAGAAGGTCAGCTCATCCGAGAGGCCTTTTCATGTCTGTCTGCTTATGGGAGCAGCATAGAGAGTCCTGTCATTGTGCCGCTCAGCTCGTCACACACGACATCTGGACCGCTGAAGCTCTGAGTGTTCCCTGACTTTGACTGTTTTGTTAACAGAGACTCTCAAACATGAATGGTGAGTAATCTGTGATTAGTTTAAACGATGCTTGTATGTAGAAGAACAATAATTTGCAATAAcgtttcctctttttatttattttttttcatttttgaaaaagtgctGGGATTGCCATAAATTTATATGGCAAGATGTAACCTGCTATGATTTTGAAGAAACAAATCATGGTTTATCAAATTACAAAGTAAAAATCGTGTTTTTGGGTTAATGTAATTGTGCTGTATGAAGAGCCATGAGCTATGtctcaaaacattttaacatgatgGTCTGAAGTGTCCTCCAGTGGAGGTGTGAACTATGCTCCCGCCTCCGTGTTCTAGCGTTTAGTGTTTTGTTAGATTTCAAAATTCATCTCACTGGATTTAGAAGGGAAATATTTGTGTTTAATTCTGCTTTTTATAAcatataaaaatgcattttaataatCCTTGGGTCAGAGATGATTCACATACCTAATATAATTCAATGctacttgattttttttaatattaaaggCTGTTATAATAAATTTAGGATAACACATCTTTCAATTAAAGCAGGTGGGATATGAAATTGTTATTCAGtacttttaaaacattttgaatttAGTTCTTCAAACAAAGTTTGAATTTGCAGTGGCTGTGCTTTGTACTTGGGGCTTCTTTGGACCCAGGAGATGTATGTTTAACCCACTTGACTTGATATCCCGTCAGGCACCAGATACAATTATCTCTATGTGTAACTAAATTTGCATTGTGCAGTTCCTGTTGCATGAAAAGTAACCTAAAGATCAGTTGATGGGTGTTTGGGGCGACAGACGTGTGCCACCTGACTGGGATAGAGTAGTCTGACGGTAAGCAGGTAGCCAATGCTCAGCCTTCCCTCAGTAAGGTTAAAGTAATCATGGCCTTTAAAGTGCAAAGTTTTGGCATAATTTTAAAGCTTCTCTGTGTTTTCCATTCTGTGCtctccctgtgcttgtgtgggttttttccAGGTACTTTGGCTTCATGCCACAGttaaaaaacatgtttgctAGGTTAATTAGTGACTCTAATAATTGCCCTTACGATTgcaagtgtgtgtttgttgatAAATGGGCCTGCGATGGATGCCGACCTGTCCAGGTGTGAGCGAGGGACAGGCTCCAACAGACCCCCACGAAAAGGAATGCATGGGTGTAGATAATAAATAGATTAGAGAACTGAAATGAGTTTGAATAAAAATTACATGTTGAATGATTTTGAGctgcttttaaaaacaaatatacaaaAGAATGTGCTTTTTTTCACGTTATCACtattcatatacagtatacagtatataacaaACAGTGAAGGTGACATTTTCTGGacagtgttttattttcaattacACAGTAGATCATTTGACGTTTTACTAGTTTGATTCCTTAACTAATGCGGAATTGCCTTTAAAATTCTTTCATCAATGAGCGATCTGACCTAACATTCACATATCATAACACAATACTACTCATTTCTGTGTGCATGTAAAACTGGAATCTCACAACGAGAGCGGTTTATTTCAATCTTCCATTCCCGTCAGAAATGGTAAAACAGGATCTTCAGCTCAGTTTTTTATGTCTTGTACTGTTAAAACATATGACTTAATTTCACTTTGCTCATGCGATCTGTTTTGTGCTTTAGTtacatgcgcacacacacaaactaagTGGAAAGTGTGAACTAATATGAAGTGCCCTGAGAACTGACAGTTGGAGTAAGTAATGAGCTTGGGTTATAACCCTTTATTGCATCCGTCTGCTCTCTAGTGGATCTTTTCACACTgcttatgggatgtatagatcGATGTTAACCTCAGAGGAAAAGGTACAACTAAATCAATAGAAAATAATGATGAAATACAAAGCAGTTAAATGCTTTAGTCTCTGGGACTGAATAAAGGCACAAGGACACGTGAGCTCACATACCCTCACAGTGAAGAAAAAGTCAGAGCCAAGCCATTCTCTTTCAGTCTGTTTGCAGAGGGTGGAAGCATTGTAGTCTATATAGATAAGGAGAAGTGAGAGCAACAGCCACGTGCTCCCCACACGCTGTTGAAGGAGAAACACGGTAAGaccactgcagctctgtgttTTACTGCTGTACAGTATTGTTGCATCTCTCTACCATTCAACCTTCAATAATCATCATCACAGGTGAGCTGTAGAAAGACACTTTGATACAAAAACGCAAAATATATCCAGCTTTAGTTATATTTAGGAAACTTCTTCAGGGTCAGTCAGTGTTTAACAAAGTTGCCATGCTCTGCTTACAGTAGCATTACCGGGATACGAACAGCAGCCAGTTGGCTGATCTCAATatcatttttgatgcacacaagTTTTAGATGGTTTATTAAAAGGGGTCAAAGTTGATTGATGAAACTTGTAGATTGTGACAATCTTGTTTTTCTAACGACTAAGCCAGTGAATGTGGATTTGAGGACTGCAAACGTAATGTTTTAGAGAATGTATAATTGGAATTGAAATGTTTTGctcatttacagttttttttttatttttattatagaCTGACAGCATTTATGCATTTATCCAAATGATATCATGAGAATCAACCCAAGAAGACTGTGGGCTTCTTGGAGAGATTATCCCTTGGCTTCGTGGGGGGGCATTAGTGTCTATCTTAAAAGAGAGTGACAAGGCTGTGGGGAGGCACTTCTGCTGCACTCCCGCACGAGCAGCAGAAAGCAAATGTGTAGATGGTTAAACTGACTAGAATTTATCTTGTTAAACATCCTCCAAGAATTACGAGAATGGGAAACTTTGTACTAGTGAAGTTAAAAACTCTGGACTTGAtttggtgttttgttttgttttttttggggggtgggggggtaaaTAGTGCTTCAGTATTCCATTCCTTATTCACTGTTAGCTGTTTTTCATCCAATGAAGAATGAGTCCACTCTGAGAATATGTATTTCTCCTTCAAATGTGTTCTAGTTTCCCATGAGACCTCCCTCCTCGACCAGGTGCTGGAACTTATTATGAGTGAGAAGCCGCCCAACAGTGCAAGTCTTTTCCTAAACGAGGACACAGACAAGCCACCTTTGGCAGACCGAGGAGACCTGAGGAGGCGTCTACGCAGAGCCATGGAGAGGAGAGCCAGCAGCATGAAGGAGAGGATGTCCTCCATCAGCAGGGACAACCTCAAAGCTTTCCTCAAAAGaaacctgtttgttttgttcactgTTGCTGCCGTTGCCATGGGTGAGCAGAGAGGAACAGCTTTATTCATCCATCGTTAAGCTGTCATTGACTTATAATTCACTTTTGTATGTGCATTTGTCTTAATGTGTGTTTATGCAGGTGTAATCCTGGGCTTTGCTCTACGTTCCCACAACCTGTCTCCGAGGGAGATCAAGTACTTTGCTTTTCCTGGGGAGCTCCTGATGAGGATGCTGCAGATGCTGGTGCTGCCGCTCATCGTCTCCAGCCTGGTCACAGGTCGGCTTCTAATTAGTTCTGATGAACAAGCGCTTAATGCTTCCAGCTTTATTCAATAGACCCTAAAAGTATCATCAACTTTATAATctctagctcaggggtcggcaacccatggctctagagccgcatgcggctctttagccacgccctagtggctccctggagctttttcaaaaatgttgacctttttttttctttttttttctttttttccttttttttcttttttccttttttttcttcttttttcttcctttttcctttcctttttaatctcgacatttcgacttttttctcgaaattttgacttttttctcgacattttgacttttttctcaagattgtacttcaacatcaatttcgacatttcaacttttttctcgagagtTTGACTCtttactcgacatttcgacttttttctcgacattttgacttttttctcaagactgtacttcaacattaatctcgacatttcgacttttttctcaaaatcttgacttttttctcgaaatactgacttttttctccacatttcaacttttttcttgacatttcgactctttttttcgacatttcaacttttttctcgacatttcaacttttttctcgacatttcaacttttttcctgaagtgcataatgaaaaagaaaatcttcccccagttataacgaatatagatacatgcagcatgtgttgccttcaattctaaggcttatacaagacttttaattttttgcggctccagacatatttgttttttgtgtttttggtccaatatggctctttcaaaattttgggttgccgacccctgctctagctaCACGTTCAAAATTATGAAATGTTCAGTTTATTTGCCCtcccttttaaaatatttgccATAAACTTGCAGCAAACAGACTGATTGCTCTTTTTCTCAGGTATTTCCTCTCTGGACAGCACAGCGTCAGGTAAGATGGGTGCTCGCGCGGTGGTCTACTACATGGTGACCACCCTGATTGCTGTGTTTATTGGCATTGTGACCGTCATGATCATCCAGCCTGGAAAAGGCAGCAGGGACAGTCCTGCCACCAGAAATGGGAATATTGAATCGATCCAGGCTACTGATGCTTTTCTAGATCTCATTAGGTAAGACCTGAGAAACTACAGTTATTTCAGTAGAATCAGCCCTTTTCCctgaacatttaaatattttattcttgtaaagaaaattacttaacAGTACTATTACTTTTGAATAATATGCTGTGGTTATTGATTAAGACAGTGAAAGATTATAAAATGTATAGCCTATTGTAACTTGTTCTTGTCTGTTTAAAACCAGGAACATGTTTCCTCCTAATTTGGTAGAAGCTTGCTTCAAGCAGGTGAGAAAATCTGTTCATTTCccattttaaaaaggaaaataaaataaagaacctGAACATCTGCTATCCTTTATTTACGAGACTAATTAAGCCAGTCACAGAGGCTATGAAACTGGACGACAGAGAAGTTTCCAGGAATGTGTTGCTACACAACTCATTTCCAAGAATGTGACATTTGGTTTCATATTGATGTTTTTTTGCAGCATAAAACTGTGTACAAGAGGGTCGTTCACACGAGGAATGTGACAGTGAATCTGAACCTCACCGACTCCGTCAACGTGACGGAGTCTAACCTGAGCATGAACCTCAGCAGGGTGTTGCACACCATACAGGTGAGATGAAGGTGTTTTCTGTTGTCCGGCTGAATGCTCAGCTTAAGGTATTACACGTAGCAGAAGAACTATCTtcatatgtgtgtacatgttcTGTTTCGACTACAGGAGACGGTTGAGGAGACTGTCCCTGTGTCTGGCTCCTCTAGTGGAGTGAACGCTCTGGGTCTGGTGGTCTTCTCCGTGTGCTTTGGTTT encodes:
- the slc1a6 gene encoding excitatory amino acid transporter 4 isoform X1 yields the protein MNVSHETSLLDQVLELIMSEKPPNSASLFLNEDTDKPPLADRGDLRRRLRRAMERRASSMKERMSSISRDNLKAFLKRNLFVLFTVAAVAMGVILGFALRSHNLSPREIKYFAFPGELLMRMLQMLVLPLIVSSLVTGISSLDSTASGKMGARAVVYYMVTTLIAVFIGIVTVMIIQPGKGSRDSPATRNGNIESIQATDAFLDLIRNMFPPNLVEACFKQHKTVYKRVVHTRNVTVNLNLTDSVNVTESNLSMNLSRVLHTIQETVEETVPVSGSSSGVNALGLVVFSVCFGLVIGNMKQQGQALRDFFDCLNEAIMRLVAIIIWYAPVGILFLIAGKIVEMKNLAEVGGQLGMYTVSVTVGLLIHGLFVLPLLFFLVTRRNPYTFIGGLLQALITALGTSSSSATLPITFRCLEENNHVDKRVTRFVLPVGATINMDGTALYEAVAAIFIAQVNDMDLNFGQILTISITATAASIGAAGIPQAGLVTMVIVLTSVGLPTEEITLIITVDWFLDRLRTTTNVLGDSLGAGIVEHLSRRELQNEDGEVCNSATEENEKPYQLISQENDAFNHLNSETTM